A part of Myxococcales bacterium genomic DNA contains:
- a CDS encoding phosphatidate cytidylyltransferase: MKNLLVRIITAVILLPLVVAVFLAGGIFLKFLLLLASLICVFEISTMVLPNSKIGLFTAFMAWFSLSLPSLCEASIHQNTAAAFLGFLCINGLFLFVAEIEKSIFEKMSTIFYFSSYVVLGLNCLFWLQNDSVSLNKSEGLAFILLTCIATWGNDTCAYFGGRIFGKRPLFKSVSAKKTWEGFFFGAIGSLLLIFLIKKLTSLYNTPIFAQLDNADLLWVGIPAIIFAPLGDLIESKFKRIYQAKDSSNILPGHGGLLDRIDALILVLPWTALYAFIIRPLC; this comes from the coding sequence ATGAAAAATTTATTGGTTAGAATTATCACTGCTGTGATTTTACTGCCCTTGGTTGTTGCAGTTTTTTTAGCAGGGGGAATTTTTTTAAAATTTTTGCTTTTGCTTGCAAGCCTCATCTGTGTCTTCGAAATTTCCACCATGGTACTTCCGAATTCAAAAATAGGTCTCTTCACTGCTTTTATGGCCTGGTTTTCTTTATCGCTTCCCTCATTATGCGAAGCAAGCATTCATCAAAATACTGCTGCTGCTTTCTTAGGATTTCTATGCATCAATGGACTTTTTTTATTTGTAGCGGAAATTGAAAAATCTATATTTGAAAAAATGTCTACAATTTTTTACTTTAGTTCCTATGTTGTTCTCGGTCTCAACTGCTTATTTTGGCTGCAAAATGATTCAGTTTCTCTCAATAAAAGTGAAGGATTGGCATTTATTTTGCTGACCTGTATCGCCACGTGGGGCAATGATACGTGCGCTTACTTTGGAGGACGAATCTTTGGCAAACGTCCACTATTTAAAAGTGTAAGCGCTAAAAAAACCTGGGAAGGTTTTTTCTTTGGTGCCATTGGTTCATTGCTGCTTATTTTTCTCATCAAAAAATTAACCAGCCTCTACAATACACCCATTTTTGCGCAACTTGATAATGCAGATCTTTTGTGGGTTGGCATTCCAGCAATTATTTTTGCCCCTTTGGGGGATTTGATTGAAAGCAAATTTAAACGAATCTATCAGGCAAAAGACTCTTCAAATATTTTACCAGGACATGGCGGTCTCCTTGATCGCATCGATGCACTCATTCTCGTGCTTCCCTGGACTGCTCTGTATGCTTTTATTATTCGACCACTATGTTAG
- a CDS encoding isoprenyl transferase, whose product MSKSHRGLLIPRSIAIIMDGNGRWAEKRGLAREVGHQQGSKVAEDIILYARELGIQFITLYAFSTENWQRPAKEVDAVMHILENYLKQDTADLIKNDIRISAIGNLDRLPSYVKKALDKVVEETKNCSKLIITLALSYGAWEEASIACQKIAQKIIEGKLEIADINQATLAQHLYTSDIPDPDLFIRTSGELRLSNFLLMQSSYTELYFTKTLWPDFQRSDLDQALIDFAQRNRRFGKVGE is encoded by the coding sequence TTGTCTAAATCACATCGAGGATTATTAATTCCCCGTTCTATTGCAATTATCATGGACGGAAATGGGCGCTGGGCTGAAAAGCGTGGTCTTGCTCGTGAGGTTGGGCATCAGCAAGGCTCCAAAGTTGCCGAAGATATTATTCTTTACGCACGCGAGCTCGGTATCCAGTTCATTACACTTTATGCTTTTTCTACAGAAAATTGGCAGCGCCCTGCCAAAGAAGTTGATGCTGTCATGCACATCTTAGAAAATTATTTAAAGCAGGATACAGCAGACCTTATCAAAAATGACATCCGAATTAGCGCTATCGGTAATCTTGATCGCTTACCCAGCTATGTAAAAAAAGCACTCGATAAAGTTGTAGAAGAAACAAAAAATTGCTCAAAGCTCATAATAACTCTGGCTCTTTCTTATGGAGCGTGGGAAGAAGCAAGTATAGCCTGCCAAAAAATTGCTCAGAAAATTATTGAAGGCAAACTTGAAATTGCAGACATCAATCAAGCAACATTGGCACAACATCTTTACACTAGTGATATACCCGACCCTGATCTTTTTATTCGTACTTCAGGTGAACTAAGGCTTTCCAATTTTTTGCTCATGCAATCAAGCTATACAGAACTCTATTTCACCAAAACTCTATGGCCTGATTTTCAACGTTCAGATCTTGATCAAGCACTGATTGATTTTGCCCAAAGAAATCGTCGTTTTGGTAAAGTTGGTGAATAA
- a CDS encoding M23 family metallopeptidase → MRYFLVVLYIFYCGCVSIHNRPYESELAGVYHRVKKGDSLSFIAHKYNANPQEIMEVNGLESEHYLRTGQEIFIPSPDPIGIKITQYNKKQSLQNTVHANDKSLAQQGSRHKKTQQKIFQFPVPGGSIVHQFSSSKQKPYDGLGISAPRGTPVVAALEGKVIFVGNENTRYGLLVIIEHEQPFISVYAHLDKALVKSGQKIKQRQKIGSVGVSGGVATPRLHFQIRVSERPQDPKRFINPLSFK, encoded by the coding sequence ATGAGATATTTTCTTGTCGTGCTGTATATTTTTTATTGTGGCTGCGTATCGATACACAACAGACCCTATGAAAGTGAACTTGCAGGAGTTTATCATCGCGTAAAAAAAGGTGATTCATTAAGCTTTATCGCTCACAAATATAATGCCAATCCGCAAGAAATTATGGAGGTCAATGGTTTAGAAAGTGAACATTACTTACGCACTGGTCAAGAAATTTTTATTCCTTCACCCGATCCCATTGGCATAAAAATCACTCAATACAACAAAAAACAAAGCCTACAAAATACTGTTCATGCAAACGATAAGAGCCTGGCTCAACAAGGCAGTCGCCATAAAAAAACACAACAAAAAATATTTCAGTTTCCTGTGCCTGGTGGCAGTATTGTCCATCAATTTTCTAGCTCTAAACAAAAACCTTATGACGGATTAGGCATTAGCGCTCCCCGTGGCACTCCAGTAGTCGCAGCCTTAGAAGGCAAAGTAATTTTTGTTGGCAATGAAAATACTCGTTATGGCTTACTCGTAATTATCGAGCACGAACAACCTTTCATTAGCGTATATGCTCACCTTGATAAAGCTTTGGTAAAATCAGGACAAAAAATAAAACAACGACAAAAAATTGGCAGCGTAGGAGTCTCTGGCGGTGTAGCAACACCTCGCTTACACTTTCAAATACGTGTATCAGAGCGCCCCCAGGATCCAAAACGTTTTATCAATCCTCTCAGCTTTAAATAG
- a CDS encoding DUF368 domain-containing protein, producing the protein MILKKFDLKHFIFGILLGAAGTMPGLSGGSVAFILGIYERLIDALAKLNPQILFPLIKKRAWKDIINETDSLFSAMILLGSVCGIFIFSFFMPYLMQHYTHHMNALFLGLMAASIPHIFKNYDQNPRMSDWALIIGVAILTYFLSGIRTEFSSDGPLFLFFSGALALIAMLLPGISGSFILLMLGNYHYIFAQINKIFFFDINALLNVFPFILGALSGSIFFVGAIKYCLHHFRSTTLALLIGLMLGSLPSLWPFTNADNTQIFMPHFFGLSEVFMIISLFFGLLISFVSLRIMNK; encoded by the coding sequence ATGATATTAAAAAAATTTGATCTAAAACATTTTATATTTGGAATTTTGCTTGGCGCAGCGGGCACTATGCCTGGTCTGAGTGGAGGTTCCGTAGCATTTATCTTGGGAATCTACGAGCGACTTATCGATGCGTTGGCTAAGCTTAATCCACAAATTTTATTTCCTCTTATAAAAAAAAGAGCGTGGAAAGACATCATAAATGAAACTGACAGCCTATTTAGCGCAATGATTTTATTAGGCTCAGTGTGTGGAATTTTTATTTTTTCATTTTTCATGCCCTACCTTATGCAGCATTACACTCATCACATGAATGCGCTTTTTTTGGGTTTGATGGCTGCCTCAATTCCTCATATTTTCAAAAATTACGATCAAAACCCTCGCATGTCTGATTGGGCACTCATCATAGGCGTTGCGATTCTCACTTACTTTTTGAGCGGTATCAGGACAGAATTTTCATCTGACGGTCCCTTGTTTCTATTTTTTTCTGGAGCCCTGGCCCTTATCGCAATGCTTCTACCTGGTATTTCTGGAAGTTTTATTCTGCTTATGCTTGGCAACTATCACTACATATTTGCCCAAATAAATAAGATTTTTTTCTTTGACATCAACGCACTGCTTAATGTGTTTCCATTTATTTTGGGAGCGTTAAGCGGAAGCATCTTTTTTGTTGGAGCAATCAAATATTGCCTTCACCATTTCCGAAGCACTACCCTGGCACTACTTATTGGGCTCATGCTCGGTAGCCTCCCCTCTTTGTGGCCTTTTACCAACGCTGATAATACACAGATTTTTATGCCTCACTTTTTTGGCCTCAGTGAAGTTTTTATGATTATTTCTCTTTTTTTTGGCCTCCTTATTAGCTTTGTTTCTCTCAGGATTATGAATAAATGA
- the surE gene encoding 5'/3'-nucleotidase SurE: protein MTKPLILVSNDDGYYSMGIHALARALCVIGEVVVVAPATDQSAISHAISLNRPLRLQQKASLHESGQEVLFYSVDGTPTDSVYMGVHHVLKGRKPDLMVSGINHGANLGYDILYSGTVSAAMEAAMLGVTSVAVSLVSLHDYNFDMAAEFCREFCKGIIKKTWPTGTLFNVNVPKRLNSLDYAVTRLGHHEYTTEVAERKDPRGNSYYWIGGTWSGYQDLPGTDCRAIAQELISVTPITLNLTYAPLLGELMKVESSLKAIPLFTEET from the coding sequence ATGACAAAACCTCTCATACTTGTAAGCAATGACGATGGCTATTATTCCATGGGTATTCATGCTCTAGCACGAGCACTTTGTGTTATTGGCGAGGTTGTGGTTGTGGCCCCAGCCACCGATCAAAGTGCCATATCTCATGCTATTTCACTCAATCGCCCACTCAGACTACAGCAAAAAGCTTCTCTCCATGAAAGTGGTCAGGAAGTATTATTTTACAGTGTAGATGGTACTCCTACTGATTCGGTTTATATGGGAGTTCATCATGTTCTTAAAGGTCGTAAACCTGATCTCATGGTGTCAGGCATCAATCATGGCGCAAATTTAGGCTATGACATACTCTATTCTGGAACGGTATCTGCCGCTATGGAAGCAGCTATGCTTGGGGTCACTTCAGTTGCCGTTTCACTCGTCTCCCTCCATGACTACAATTTTGATATGGCTGCTGAATTTTGTCGAGAATTCTGCAAAGGCATTATAAAGAAGACATGGCCTACAGGAACACTTTTTAATGTTAATGTACCAAAACGCCTGAACTCGCTGGACTATGCTGTCACTCGCCTTGGTCATCATGAATACACAACAGAGGTTGCCGAAAGAAAAGATCCTCGCGGCAATAGCTATTATTGGATAGGAGGAACATGGAGTGGCTACCAAGACTTACCAGGTACAGACTGTCGTGCTATTGCCCAGGAGCTCATTTCAGTAACTCCCATCACTCTGAATCTAACCTACGCTCCACTGCTTGGAGAACTCATGAAGGTAGAATCCTCACTTAAAGCCATTCCACTTTTTACTGAAGAGACATAG
- a CDS encoding nucleoside triphosphate pyrophosphohydrolase, whose protein sequence is MKYIFRCEKLVRDRIPELIAQPSTVIEVETLNHKAHIDALKAKLIEEANKILETASREKLIEEIADIQEVLDALVLKLSIKGSDVEKIKRQKNMRNGGFDRGLFLKSVETPCDSQVATLFLQEPKKYPHTRLN, encoded by the coding sequence ATGAAATATATTTTTCGTTGTGAGAAGCTTGTTCGCGATCGTATTCCTGAACTCATCGCTCAACCAAGCACGGTAATCGAAGTAGAAACCCTCAATCATAAAGCGCATATCGACGCATTAAAAGCTAAGCTTATCGAAGAGGCTAACAAGATACTTGAGACAGCATCTCGAGAGAAACTTATTGAAGAAATTGCCGATATTCAGGAGGTATTAGATGCTCTTGTACTCAAACTTTCAATAAAAGGGAGCGATGTAGAGAAAATTAAGCGTCAGAAGAATATGCGCAATGGTGGATTTGACAGAGGTTTGTTCTTAAAATCAGTGGAAACTCCGTGTGACTCACAAGTTGCCACGCTCTTTTTACAAGAACCCAAAAAATATCCGCATACAAGATTAAACTGA
- a CDS encoding DUF167 domain-containing protein, protein MTQKILNELSTSVLKDFFKTEKQGVSLTIKIKPNAFVEKLSLSSTQELLLSVRATASKGEANTRVIEVLSELLSIPKSRIEIISGHTSRIKRLLFHGLSAKNIE, encoded by the coding sequence ATGACTCAGAAAATTTTGAATGAATTATCTACAAGCGTGCTCAAGGATTTTTTTAAGACAGAAAAACAAGGAGTGAGTTTGACCATTAAGATCAAACCCAATGCATTTGTGGAAAAATTATCTTTATCCTCTACCCAAGAACTTCTGCTCAGCGTGAGAGCAACCGCCTCGAAGGGAGAAGCAAATACCAGAGTAATTGAGGTGTTATCTGAACTATTATCCATTCCTAAATCTCGGATAGAAATTATTTCCGGTCATACATCACGAATAAAACGTTTGTTGTTTCATGGCTTAAGTGCCAAGAATATTGAGTGA
- a CDS encoding biotin--[acetyl-CoA-carboxylase] ligase — MRDALDTLSLRSAINDLGLNLFKNSVVLQTTHSTNSYLLQLEKEGAPHGTFVITHDQTAGRGRLDRAWLMEKGDIACSLLIRSPCMPKPPTLLALVPAVALVQALSNCGISSHIKWPNDVVVLNPDPNTHHDYFANYLKVGGLLIENVMRKGLLVASIIGIGINISLSPGKKLLIGHRGALKELKPEIKRQAVLMELLKTLDHHIGEFSSMDYQKKLCDAYQKKCVSLGKSLTFEHQGKAVRGVGHSITPEGALCIENGGNLQTIFAGDVNFCT, encoded by the coding sequence ATGCGCGATGCACTGGATACGCTGAGTTTGCGATCGGCAATCAATGATCTTGGGTTAAACCTGTTTAAGAATAGTGTGGTGCTTCAAACGACCCATTCTACCAACTCCTATCTTTTGCAACTAGAAAAAGAAGGAGCTCCCCATGGAACCTTTGTAATCACTCACGATCAGACTGCTGGCAGAGGTCGTCTTGATAGGGCATGGCTGATGGAAAAAGGTGATATAGCATGCTCATTACTTATTCGCTCTCCTTGTATGCCGAAGCCTCCTACATTGCTTGCATTAGTGCCAGCTGTGGCTCTTGTTCAGGCCCTATCTAATTGTGGAATATCGAGCCATATCAAATGGCCAAACGACGTGGTTGTGCTTAATCCCGATCCCAATACCCATCACGATTATTTCGCTAATTATTTAAAAGTTGGTGGACTGTTGATTGAGAATGTCATGAGGAAAGGATTGCTTGTGGCAAGTATCATTGGAATTGGAATTAATATTTCCTTGAGTCCAGGAAAAAAACTTCTTATAGGGCATAGAGGAGCGTTAAAAGAACTGAAACCTGAGATAAAACGACAGGCGGTATTAATGGAGCTGCTGAAAACTCTAGACCATCATATCGGTGAATTTTCCAGCATGGATTATCAGAAAAAACTTTGCGATGCCTATCAAAAAAAATGCGTATCTTTAGGAAAAAGCCTTACATTTGAGCACCAGGGAAAGGCTGTGCGAGGGGTGGGGCATTCTATTACTCCAGAAGGAGCGTTATGCATCGAGAACGGGGGGAATTTACAAACAATTTTTGCTGGTGACGTTAATTTTTGTACATAA
- a CDS encoding DUF4215 domain-containing protein, with translation MGNEIIKIFIFSVVIFTFFSGCENKKINSIKPVNNDYVSSNYPVIENGQLVYSPGAKNTEPQEEIVEEVPIYEEVPVETISEDVPVEEELPTETPVVPEYPVNGFDGVQPTPPPFGPPPPIDDEFLDDDYFDDDGYFVAGVCGDGKRSITEQCDDGNDDNTDGCNVLCRFPVCGNGVLEKNEWCDDGNVVDGDGCNKVCEFERCGNGSIDTGEQCDDGNTDNGDGCSKCCWREECGNNVVDPNEDCDDGNKDNGDGCDQFCQLEICGNGIITRNEQCDDGNHLDGDGCSSTCTLEVPTHLKSKDSDT, from the coding sequence ATGGGTAATGAAATAATAAAAATTTTTATTTTTTCTGTCGTTATTTTTACTTTTTTTAGCGGATGTGAAAATAAGAAAATAAATTCTATAAAGCCGGTCAATAATGATTATGTTAGCAGTAATTATCCTGTGATTGAAAATGGTCAATTAGTTTATAGCCCTGGTGCTAAAAATACTGAACCTCAGGAAGAAATAGTTGAAGAAGTGCCTATCTATGAGGAAGTTCCAGTCGAAACAATCAGTGAAGATGTTCCCGTAGAAGAAGAGCTGCCCACTGAAACTCCGGTTGTTCCAGAATATCCTGTAAATGGTTTTGACGGTGTACAGCCCACACCACCACCTTTTGGGCCGCCCCCCCCGATTGATGATGAATTTTTGGATGATGATTATTTTGATGATGACGGATATTTTGTTGCCGGCGTGTGTGGAGATGGCAAGCGAAGCATTACTGAACAGTGTGACGATGGCAACGATGATAATACTGATGGCTGTAATGTGCTGTGCAGATTTCCTGTTTGCGGCAATGGTGTTTTAGAAAAAAATGAGTGGTGTGATGATGGCAATGTCGTTGATGGCGATGGTTGCAATAAAGTATGCGAATTTGAGCGCTGCGGTAACGGAAGCATAGATACGGGCGAGCAATGTGATGACGGCAATACAGATAACGGAGATGGTTGCTCCAAGTGCTGTTGGCGAGAAGAATGTGGGAATAACGTAGTGGATCCCAATGAAGATTGCGATGACGGTAACAAAGATAACGGAGATGGCTGTGATCAATTTTGCCAGTTAGAGATTTGTGGCAATGGCATCATTACTCGAAATGAGCAGTGCGATGATGGCAATCATCTAGATGGTGATGGCTGTAGTTCAACCTGCACTTTAGAAGTGCCCACTCATCTCAAGTCAAAAGACAGCGATACTTAG
- a CDS encoding agmatine deiminase family protein, whose amino-acid sequence MYIRPAEWSSPKEIWLGWPYDKSLWQHNLSLAQSEVLSLIKALSKEKVRLVVPNEEEIHKISAHVSSQVQFEVLDYADIWLRDTFPICVKDEHKKYSLVVPRFNGWGEKYLFESDRDLSKRVVDRKQLDAHFSSVVFEGGAIECDGEGTMLTTEQCLLNPNRNPSLTKTHIENEFARLFGVKKVIWLKQGLKNDHTDGHIDTIARFVAPATVAIMVPQKGDPNAHVMETIKKQLESEVDALGRPLKLLEIPSPGAIIDESGELMPASYLNFIMGDSSFVVPTYASEHDAEAIECFNNFIDCEVVGVSARAILSGGGAFHCMSQEFYLEAV is encoded by the coding sequence ATGTATATTCGTCCGGCTGAATGGTCTTCTCCAAAGGAAATATGGCTTGGTTGGCCCTATGATAAATCTCTTTGGCAACACAACCTTTCTTTAGCGCAATCTGAAGTTTTGAGTTTGATAAAAGCTTTATCAAAAGAAAAGGTTCGGCTTGTTGTGCCAAATGAGGAAGAAATCCATAAAATCAGTGCCCATGTGAGTTCTCAGGTACAATTTGAGGTATTAGACTACGCAGATATTTGGTTGAGAGATACTTTTCCTATTTGTGTGAAAGATGAACACAAAAAATATTCCTTAGTGGTTCCCCGATTTAATGGTTGGGGCGAAAAGTATCTATTTGAGTCAGACAGAGATTTGAGCAAACGAGTTGTGGATAGAAAACAACTGGATGCGCATTTTTCATCTGTCGTATTTGAAGGAGGTGCGATCGAGTGCGATGGTGAAGGAACAATGCTTACTACTGAGCAATGTTTGCTTAATCCCAATCGAAATCCATCTTTAACTAAAACTCACATCGAAAATGAATTTGCTCGACTCTTTGGGGTTAAAAAAGTCATTTGGCTTAAACAAGGTCTTAAAAATGATCACACCGATGGGCATATTGATACGATCGCACGTTTTGTCGCGCCAGCGACGGTAGCGATTATGGTGCCGCAAAAAGGCGATCCTAATGCACATGTGATGGAGACCATAAAAAAACAACTGGAGAGTGAAGTTGATGCTCTAGGACGTCCTCTAAAATTATTAGAAATTCCATCCCCAGGTGCAATTATTGATGAAAGTGGAGAGCTTATGCCAGCAAGCTATCTAAACTTCATCATGGGAGATTCTTCTTTTGTGGTGCCTACTTATGCTAGTGAACATGATGCTGAAGCGATTGAATGCTTCAATAATTTTATCGATTGTGAAGTTGTTGGAGTGAGTGCCCGAGCGATTTTGTCTGGGGGCGGAGCCTTTCATTGTATGTCACAAGAATTTTATTTAGAGGCGGTGTAA
- a CDS encoding N-carbamoylputrescine amidase, with protein MAINVGVIQSSYSDDAKVNNQKILHYIESAKKAGAQVVLPSELYLGHYFCKTQDEHYFSYAHELEHHPHLKAVRDLCKKLEVVVPWSFFEKSGPHYFNSLAMIDASGEVLGVYRKSHIPDGPGYQEKFYFRPGNTGFKVFSTKYGKMGAGICWDQWFPEAARIMTLMGAEILFYPTAIGSEPHAPWLSTKDPWQRVMKGHAVANMIPVVAANRIGNEEGQVFYGASFICDEFGSEIVSFDDEDTVKVATVDLEKAAKNRAAFGFFRDRRVDLYTSLLE; from the coding sequence ATGGCTATTAATGTTGGCGTGATTCAGAGTAGTTACAGCGATGATGCAAAAGTAAACAATCAAAAAATTCTTCACTACATTGAGTCAGCTAAAAAAGCAGGCGCGCAGGTGGTTCTGCCTTCGGAATTGTACTTGGGGCATTATTTTTGTAAGACCCAGGACGAACATTATTTTTCTTATGCTCATGAACTTGAACATCACCCCCATCTCAAAGCTGTTCGCGACTTATGTAAAAAATTAGAGGTTGTGGTTCCTTGGTCTTTTTTTGAAAAATCAGGTCCACATTACTTTAATTCACTGGCGATGATCGATGCGAGCGGCGAGGTTCTTGGCGTCTATCGTAAAAGCCATATTCCTGATGGACCTGGCTATCAAGAAAAATTTTATTTTCGACCTGGTAATACTGGCTTTAAAGTTTTTTCCACCAAGTATGGAAAGATGGGTGCTGGCATTTGTTGGGATCAGTGGTTTCCTGAGGCTGCTCGTATCATGACGCTCATGGGAGCTGAGATATTATTTTATCCAACCGCTATTGGCTCTGAACCTCATGCACCATGGCTTTCAACTAAGGATCCTTGGCAAAGGGTGATGAAGGGACACGCCGTAGCTAACATGATTCCTGTGGTGGCAGCCAACAGAATTGGTAACGAAGAAGGGCAGGTGTTTTATGGAGCATCGTTCATCTGCGATGAATTTGGTAGTGAAATCGTGAGTTTCGATGATGAGGATACGGTTAAAGTTGCCACGGTTGATCTAGAAAAAGCGGCCAAAAACAGGGCAGCTTTTGGTTTTTTCAGAGATCGTCGTGTAGATTTATATACATCCTTGTTGGAATAG
- a CDS encoding TIGR00730 family Rossman fold protein, translating to MLMSISLEFVKGFRALYKVGPCTTFFGSARFHSSHRYYDLARETARLVAQSGYTIMTGGGPGIMEASNRGAKDVDGRSVACNVMLPHEQQPNPYLDLSVEFKHFFVRKVMLLRYSYAFVVFPGGFGTLDEVFETLTLEQTQKISNFPIVMMGTDFWKPMRDFIDNTLVKNRTIGKNDLDLIYYTDDPEEALSCILSCTEKRFGVKSKMPRKPFERCDESK from the coding sequence ATGCTTATGAGTATTTCGCTTGAGTTCGTCAAAGGATTTAGAGCCCTCTATAAAGTGGGGCCATGCACCACTTTTTTTGGCTCAGCACGCTTTCATAGTAGCCACCGATATTATGATCTTGCTCGAGAAACCGCTCGTTTAGTTGCTCAGTCGGGATATACCATCATGACAGGAGGCGGGCCTGGGATAATGGAGGCTTCTAACCGTGGAGCAAAAGATGTTGATGGACGTTCTGTGGCTTGCAATGTGATGCTGCCTCATGAACAACAGCCAAATCCCTACTTAGATCTGTCGGTAGAATTTAAGCACTTTTTTGTGCGCAAAGTGATGTTGCTGCGTTATTCGTATGCTTTTGTAGTGTTTCCTGGCGGTTTTGGAACGCTTGATGAGGTTTTTGAAACCCTTACTCTAGAACAGACGCAAAAGATTAGCAATTTCCCCATTGTCATGATGGGGACAGATTTTTGGAAACCGATGAGAGATTTTATTGACAATACGCTCGTCAAAAATCGAACTATTGGCAAAAATGATCTTGATCTTATTTACTACACCGATGACCCAGAAGAGGCCTTGTCTTGCATTTTGTCTTGTACTGAAAAGCGCTTTGGAGTGAAAAGCAAAATGCCAAGAAAACCTTTTGAACGATGTGATGAGAGCAAGTAA
- the ribD gene encoding bifunctional diaminohydroxyphosphoribosylaminopyrimidine deaminase/5-amino-6-(5-phosphoribosylamino)uracil reductase RibD has product MSDTAFSWIVDEKVSSCIEDDKFFLKALDNAHFASGSTHPNPSVGAVIVKHGRIIAEGYTQKAGGMHAEKHAMSHATDSVEGATLYVTLEPCCHSGRTPPCTDAIINARIARVVYGLRDPNPLVAGKGIKQLEKAGIQVGQIKCDALRSKAKASIEPFSYFILKKRPYVILKIATSSDYALALVGERTQITGPQSNKIVHRLRRAVDAIVIGANTLRIDNPQLRARDDEPNHGTQAIRVVLSSNLNLDLSFAIFDTSVAPTWIFYEKEASLEKIQQFLNRNIKLIKLKKITIQALVQYLYDLGITSLLVEAGKNILSSFMAENLIDEMWWFRSQQNIGDDGLQVFEQIKKMGLITQEKIIVGDDELRISMLS; this is encoded by the coding sequence ATGAGTGATACAGCTTTTTCTTGGATTGTTGATGAAAAAGTTTCTAGTTGTATAGAAGACGATAAGTTTTTTTTAAAAGCTTTGGATAATGCTCATTTTGCTTCAGGGAGTACTCATCCTAATCCTAGCGTGGGAGCGGTCATTGTAAAACATGGACGAATAATCGCTGAAGGATACACGCAAAAAGCTGGTGGCATGCATGCTGAAAAACATGCAATGAGCCATGCAACAGATTCGGTTGAGGGGGCCACACTTTATGTGACGCTCGAGCCATGTTGCCACAGTGGACGTACTCCGCCTTGCACCGATGCGATCATTAACGCAAGAATTGCTCGTGTGGTCTACGGCCTAAGAGATCCCAATCCTTTGGTTGCAGGTAAAGGAATCAAACAACTCGAAAAGGCAGGTATTCAGGTAGGGCAGATAAAATGTGATGCTCTGCGCAGTAAAGCTAAAGCAAGCATTGAGCCATTTTCTTATTTCATCTTAAAAAAACGCCCCTATGTTATTTTAAAAATTGCAACGAGCAGCGATTACGCTTTGGCTTTGGTGGGTGAGCGCACTCAAATTACAGGTCCACAATCAAATAAAATTGTGCATAGACTGCGTAGAGCGGTGGATGCCATAGTGATCGGTGCCAATACGCTCAGGATTGATAATCCTCAACTTAGGGCTCGTGATGATGAGCCAAATCATGGTACACAAGCTATCAGAGTAGTGCTCAGCAGCAATCTCAATTTAGATCTGAGCTTTGCTATTTTTGATACAAGTGTTGCGCCGACGTGGATATTTTATGAAAAAGAAGCAAGCTTAGAGAAAATTCAGCAATTTCTAAACAGAAATATTAAGCTTATCAAGCTTAAAAAAATTACTATTCAGGCGCTTGTTCAATATTTGTATGACTTAGGGATCACCAGTTTATTGGTAGAAGCCGGAAAAAATATTTTGTCGAGTTTTATGGCGGAAAATTTGATCGATGAAATGTGGTGGTTTCGCTCACAACAAAATATTGGTGATGATGGGCTTCAAGTCTTTGAACAGATCAAAAAAATGGGCCTGATTACTCAAGAGAAAATAATAGTAGGAGACGATGAGCTTAGGATAAGCATGCTCAGTTGA